GCTCCGAGATCCCCTGCACGTCGATGGACGACGTGCTGCCGTACTCGCGGAagagccccccggcccccgccagCTTGGCCCCCCGCgcctccgccgcctcctcgGGGTCGCACTCGCTCAGCGTCACCTCGCTGCTGCTGCGGTGCCGCAGGGGGACCAGAGCGCGGCCGGGCGAGCGCGGCCACCCCTCCTGGAACTCCACGTCCTTGGAGCGCCGCCGCGCCAGGCGGTGCAGGGCTTTGAGCCCCGAAacgccgccgctgccgccgaGGGGCGGCTGCTGCCCGCCGGGGACGCCCCGCGGGGATGCCGCATCCCGGCCCCCTTCTCGGCTCGGGCTGGCGGCAGCAGGTTCTCTTTTGGGGGGCCAGTCGGCGATGCGGGCGCGCACCCCCATTTTGGGCACCGGCGGCGCGGCGGTCGCCGGCCGGGGGGCGACGACGGCCTCGGCACCGGTGGGGACGCTGCCATTCTGCGCCCAGAACGCCGCGGGGCAGCTGTCGGCGGCGTCGGCGCCGTCGTGCCGCGGAGGGCGGTGGGCGCTCATCGTCCGGCGAGGGGTGGCGTGGCCGCGGGGGGGCTCATGGTTGCCACGCCGGGGGCCGGTGACCGGCCGGTGAAGCCCGGCGGTGGCCGTCCCCGGCGCGCCGCTGCCCCGTGGCTCTGCCCGCCGCGCTCACGCCGGCGTGCGCCGGCGCTTCTGCCCGGCCATCCTGcgaaggagagggagaaagcagGTTAGAGGGATTTTTGGGGGgtatttttttggggggggggggtgtcaccCATTTACCTGCATTTTGGGGCCCCCCAAAGCCACCAAGCGGCCCCCCAAAGCCACCAAGCGGCCCCCACAAAACCGTCCCCCCACCACACCAGGACGGTTTCGGCTTCGAGGGGGTTTTGGCTCCCAAAAGTCGCCCCCCACCCAAATAAAATCCCTTTGGCACCCCCGGGGGGAGGCTCTGGGGGCCCCCAAACCCCAAGCAAAGCAGCCCCGGGGGGACAGGGACGaacagacagacggacaggcGAGCCCTAATCCGTCTGCGCTCGGCATTAGCCCGCCCCAGCGGCCGAGCGTCCCCTCCAGGCTGCCCCGTTCGGCGCGCAGCTCGTTAATCCCCGCTAATTACTCCGCGAGCCGGCATCTGGTGAGCAGGGGGATGTTAAATCAATACCTGAGAGCATTAATTAAACGCAGACAGGGGAGGCTAACGAGCGGGCAGGGCGCCCGGCACGGGCAGAGCCTCTCcgaggagcagccccggccgGAGCGAGGATTTACCAAAAATCCCTCGTTGGCACGGAGAAAGGAAGCTGTTGGTGCCGCCCTCCTTTACCAAAACCCAAGGATTTGCCCcccaaaattaaaagaagacGTCAAACACTGGTGCTGGGGGGAGAAAACACCGATTTGGGTACCCGGCTCTTTTGCAACACCTCGTTTCTTTCTCAGCCTCTTGCGAGCTCTCCCCCAGGCTGAACGCGTCCTAGAAGATTTTTTAGGTGATGGATTTGGGGAGGAATGACTCAGAATTAGCCAAAAGCACCCCCAGGGCATCTCGTGAAGCTCTGCTGACCCCGAGGAAGGACGAAACCCCGGGGATTTCGGCCCCCCCAGTCGCATCCCTGAACCTCAGTGGCCCATTGCCACGCGGGTGGCGACGGATTCCCAAATCCCTgcgttttttggggggaaaaaatcccaacGCAGCCACTCCATGGATGCGTTCGGAGCCTCCTGCCCTTAAATTAGCTATTAATGAAGGGTGCTGAGGGATTAACGAGGCGGTGTCTCGCCTTTCCTGCCACCTTTCGGAGCTTTAAGGCTCGAATTTCCCAACGCCGGCGTTAATCCGGGGGAGGCGTGGCAGCCGAGCGCGCCCTGGGGGCAAAACCCCAAAATTAGCCCCAAAATCACTCAGATTCCCCCCAAACTGCTCCGCCTCGCAGCTCCCGTGTCATCCCCTTCCAAGCGATCCCCGGCGGGGATTAAACCCCGCGGAGAACAACTGGATTTAGGGATTTCAACCCAAATGGCCCCGTACCTCGGGTTCAGGACCACTTCGCGCCGATTTTCACAGCCCAAAtccctgtttttctcctcaaaacGGGCAGCGCAGGGGCAGGAAGACACCGAGCACCCGCCCCGCTGGGCTGCTCTAATCTCCCTCTCGAAATAATCTGCTCTAATCCCCCGAAGACGAGCAAGGAAGGCACCGCGCTCACGGATAGCTGCTTTAACCAAAACGGCGAGATCCGGGCCCAAAATCCCCCCGCTGGGCAACGCCGAATCCCTCAGCTCGCGAGCCGCAAACATCGAGCTCAGCCCCGAAAAAATAACACGTAAACACAACCAGCGCTGTTATTGTAGGTCCTACTCTATTCTCTCCGTCTGCAGATGGAAAAACGGGGGAAATTAACTCATTCCCGACGCAGCCGGGcggaaaaattgatttttttttttccgctcCGTGCCCTCAGATCCGCCGCAGATTTGGGGCCGGGCGCTCCCCGGGGGCGAAGGGCAGAGGAACGCCCGCGGCCATCACCGCGCGGGGTCAGGGTCCGGCACCGCGTCGTCCCCGAGGGATTTCCTCGTGTGCCGGTGAGAATTTGATCGcccagagcaaaaaaaaaataataattttaaccattttagccgtaatttttaattttaaccatTTTAGCTGGCTCCCAAAGccaaaaatagaatattttcttttaattttagccacaatttttcattttagccaTTTTAGCCGGAACCTCACGGCACCGAGGAGCGGGACAACCCCGACGCCCCGAGTGATTTTTGGGATAAAAACACCAGGAAAAGGGCTCAAACGCCCCGCTGCGGTCCCATATTTAGGGTCACTGCCATGCACGGGTGAAAATTGCCCCAAAATTTTGGAGGGAAGCGGGCGGTTCCTGGCACCACGTCCCCAGGCGATTTCCTCGTGTGCCAGCGAGAATTTGATCAcccagagcaaaaaaaaaaaaataataattttaaccattttagccataatttttaattttagccaACTCTTCGCGGCTCTCCTTGCGGGGAACGGGACGACCCCGATGCCCCAAGTGATTTTTGggggcaaaaatgccaggaaaagGGCGTCAAACGGCCCGCTGTGGTCCCGTATTTAGGGTCGCCGCCACACGTGGGTGCGAAATGCCCCAAAATTTGGGGGGAAATTGGGCGGTTTCTGCCCTATCTCGGAGCCTATTTACCGAGCTGGGTTTTCCGAGCCGCATGCCCCAAAGCGCCCGGGAGCCGCCGCGAGGGGGGAAGGGCGaggttttttaattattaaccACGGCTTTTGATAAATTGTGCTACAATTTCTGGCGTTCTTCCCCCCGTGGCCACGGCTTTAACCCTGCCTTAGCCTCGAAGCGGAGGAAAAAGCCGGGCATCGGGGAAAATTTCCcgttaaaaataaagatttaaggCACGGCTCCTGGTTTTGCCGTCCTTCAGGTCACGCACGCTCCCGTCCAGCGCTCATTTTGGGTGAAAACAGCCCAAAAAACGGACCGGGAGTGCACTCAACGCACCGCAGAGACCACGCACCCTATTTCacgcttttttccccccaaaaaaacaccccaaaattGGGGAACGCCAGGCAAAACACCTGCTTCAACCGATGGCCAAGTTCTGCGTTTCCTGAAAATTGGCCCTAAATGTGTAAAAGGCAGGAAACGAACCCAAAATGTCCCCGGCTGGCTGTGGGCCGGCTGCAGCCGCGGGAGGAACCGGGGAGGGGAAATTAGTGGAGCAATTAGCTAAGAGGTTCACAACTTTGTGCCTAATTAGGGGCGGTTAACGCCAAATAATCCCCATTACCGGGCGATGAGAATGTCATTAATTGGTTTTAGTgcaaaaggaggggaaaaaaggaaaaaagggggggaaaaaggaaaaaaaagggggggaaaattACAATAGCGGATGGTCACAATTCACAAAATACCGGGATATTCCCCCAAAATCACCAACCTTACCGTGGGGATGTGCTGGGGGGGTCCGACAGCAGCCCGCGGTCGGGGTCAGCGGGGTCCGGGATCGCGGGGCGGCTCTGGATTTGGggcaaaaagcagagaaatccATTAAATGTGTATAAAGGGGGGAAGCGGGCTCGGAGCGACGTAATTAACCTGCTTTGATCAATTAAAAGCGGGGTCTTTACCTCGTCAGCCTTAATTACGGCCTCGGGGCGCTGTTGGGGAGACTTGGGGGgcgctgaaaaaaaaaaaaaaacaacccaaaattGGTTCCAAAATGGGTGAGAATTCAAGGTTTTTGAATGATAATGAAGCTGCTAACGAAGGGAACGCAGCAGGCGGAGCGGGCTGAGCCCGGCAAGCCCCGACCTGCAGAGCGGGCGCTGCCACggccccagaaaaaaaaaaaaaacaacaaaaaaaaaaccaaaaaacacaaaaacaaccccccaaaaataataaaaggaacaaaagggaggtttttctcccccaaaaagtcagcaggagaagaagcagcagcctcGTTATTGGgtaaaataaagggaaattgGGGTTTTCGCTGGCAAAAACCAAGAGTTTGAGGGGTGCTGCCCCCCTCGAGATCCCAAATTTGAGGATCCCAAAATTGaggatttcccccccccccccaaaaaaagcccCTTCGGTTGCACCGCGGGGGGAGCGGAGCCCGGCAGCGTATCCTAATTAACAGCGGCTCGTTAGCGAACGGCTCTCTGGTGCCTGCACAAATAGGTCAGGACAAGTTTGGCGACGGGATTtaattaagagaagaaaaaaaaaaaaaaagggggggggggggggggggggggggggggggggggggaatgaaAATACGCCCTCGACcgagcccccgggggggctgggaagggccgaaaataaaatcccatttttttcgcattaaatggggggaaaaaaaaaaacaaaaacaaaaataagtaaaacctgggtgatttggggggggggtgtgggagTCGtgtcgcccccccccccccccccaaaatcctgattctaaaaagggaagaaatcccggggggggggggggggggggggggggagttcGCTTCCACACATACACCCCCAGCCGGATTTTGGGGGGAGTTTGGTTGTTTTGGGGTcattgcccccccccccccccccccctttcccacTTAATTCCTTAAGGGAAATGTTTCAGCATCGCTCCGGCCGCTGGCGAGCTTCTAAAATTAGagttttttggggaaaaaacaggttAAGTTTGGGAAAACAAcccctcgggggggggggggggggggggggcaagcCCCCACCCACGCCCCCCAAACCCCGAACCCACAGCCCCATTCATTCACCAGCACCCCCAGTTTGACCCAATTCCACCCCAATTCCGGCTGCCGCACCCCAAAAACTGCcttggaccccccccccccctttaaaaTTTGCACAAAAAAGCGGGGCTTTTTACCCCAAAAGACaccaaaacccccaaatccTGCTTCCTATGGGGTCGTTATTAGGGGTTACCTCCCAGCAGGGAGTTCTGGCGCCCcggaaaattaaagaaatggttaaaaatggggtcgggggggggggctcgttAGGGTAACAAGTGGGGGGCCAGCTCCGGCTCGGGGCCTCACATCAGCCCTGGGtgggtttttatttataaaaagggaaaaagaagcaaaaaaaaataataaaaaataagagttgGATGAATGAGTGCTCATCTGCCTGGCCTGaattttggggggtgggggttaagggggtgccccccccccgcaaaaTATCCCAGGGGAGGGGGAAGCGATGGGGGACCCTATTATAAAGGGGGGATTcccctgttttgtttgtttttttttggggggtggggagcaggagTTGTACCCCAAAACTGAAGGGGGGCATCCCCCCCATGGTGCCCCCCCAAAAATGagggggggcacagggcagcaagGGCTCgctttgcccccccccccgacaaCACAAAAGGAGAGGTGGGGGCTGTGGGGTAggggcgcccccccccccaaacacttCAGAGTCCCCCCAAAACACCTCAGGGCCCCAAAATCACGTCAGGGACCCCCCCTAAAATCCctgagacccccccccaaagcaCCTTaggaccccaaaacccctcggaccccccccaaaccccccctAGATTCCCCCAAAACCCCTCAGAacccccccaaacctccccagATCCCCCCCAAAACCCATAATTGCCCCCCAAAAGCCCACAGTttcccccaaaatccccccaggaccccctaattccccccccccccccccccaaaccacgTCATTCCCCCCGCGGCCCGGGCCCCAACTCCTGCGGGGCACCAgcgccgccccctccccaccccgcgCGGGGGCcgctgggagttgtagtcctctcccccctcccacccccatccGCCGCTAggcccgcgccgccgcccgcggaCTACAAATCCCAGCAGCGCCTCCCGTAGCCCGCCGGGAGGAGGAAGCGGGGAGCCGGAGCTaccggggacccccccccgccgtgccctCCAACCCTCCCCGGTCCCCAAAAGCGGCCCGCGGTCGCTGGGGAAGAGCGGCGGAGGCGCGAGCGGCGGCagcgcccccctccccgcccgtCTCCCCCGAGCCCCTCGGGGGAGACTGAGGCGgcgcggggaggggcggggggggtctCTCaccaggcggcggcggcgcgaGCGCACGGGCCAatggggggcggcggcggcggcgcgaGGACGCCGCTGAGCCGGCGCGCGGAGACTGAAGGGAGGGGAGCGCACGCCGAGGGGGCGGGGCtagggggcggggcggggctaAAGAGGGCGTGGCCAACGCGGCGCGCCACCAGGGAGCGTGGGGGGGCGGTCTTAAAGGGGCAGGCGCCCCGCGTGGGTCTGTCGCGTGTCGCTGTCCCCACGGGCGTGTCCGCGGTCCCCTGCCCGTGTCCCCGTCCTGGGACGGGGCTGTGCACCCGTGGCGTGTCCCAAaggctgtccccatcccacatCCACTCCACGTCCCTGTCCCTGGTCCCAgcctcctgtccccatcccacgtccctgtccccatcccttgtccctgtccctggtcccagcctcctgtccccaccccaCAACCTCGTCCCCATcccatgtccctgtccccatcccttgtccctgtcccttGTCCCAGCCTCCTGTCCCCACTCCACAACCTCGTCCCCATCccacgtccctgtccccatcccttgACCCTGTCCCCGTCCTTTGTCCCCTACCCCACTCTCCGGTCCCCATCccacatccctgtccccatcccttgACCCTGTCCCCGTCCTTTGTCCCCTACCCCACTCTCCGGTCCCCACCCCACACCCCTGTCCCTTGTCGCCATCCCTTGTCCCCAACCCACGTCCCCGTCCTTATCCTGTCCCTTATCCCAGTCTCCGGTCCCCATTCCAGTCCCTTGTCCCAgtctcctctccccatcccacatccctgtccccatcctgtccctTGCCCCCAtcccttgtccctgtccccatgccttGTCCCTTATCCCCGtctcctgtccccatcccatgtCCCTTGTCCCAGTCTCGTCCCCATCCcacgtccccgtccccatccctgtccctattcctcatccccatcccGCGTCCCCATCCcttgtccccgtccccatccctgtaCCTTATCCCAGtctcctgtccccatcccacatccccctgtccccgtcccgtcccttGTCCCaccctcctgtccccatcctgtccctTATCCCAGTCCCAGTCTCTTGTCCCCATCCCACGTCCCTGTCCTtatcctgtccctgtcccttgTCCCCACCCCTTGTCCCACGTCCCCTATCCCCATCCCATGTCCCTTGTCCCAGTCTCTTGTCCCCATCCcacgtccccgtccccgtccccattcCTCGTCCCCATCCCGCGTCCCCAtcccttgtccctgtccccatccctgtcccttgTCCCAGTCTCCCGGCCCCATcccttgtccctgtcccttATCCCggtccgtccccccccccccccccgtccccgtcccaACGCCGCACCAGACCCCGTGGGGGGGTTGTCCCCAAGGGCGCAGGAGAGACCCAAAACCCCCCCcgaaaaaaaaccaacaaaaaaaaccaacgtTTTATTGCTTGTACCGTACAAATCCGAGGGCGGGCGAAAGCAGCCGCCGGCCGCCGCGAcaccaggaccccccccccccccgcccccatgtcccccccccccgggggtcctgtgccccccccccgagggGTCCTGTGCcgctatttttctttatttggtgGTTTTTAAGTTAATTCGACTCCAAATTTTGGGCAGGAAGAGgcgggggggaaaaaaaaaagggctgggggggggggggacacgcgCCCCCACCTCGTCACCGGCCCGGCGGTGACGGTGGCGCGGCCCCGAGGACCCCCCCTGtacccccccaaccccccccacccGGGGCGCGCGGTGCCACCGGCTCCATCGCCGGCAACGGAGCCCAccgggaggggggcggggggggggacacggaggTGACAAGGGCCCcggcccccctgccccagcggGGTGACAGCATCCCGGCTTTAAGGCATcgaagaaaaaggaaaaatatatatatatatatatttatattgcttttgGGGCAGAATCCCCCGCCCCGGCGATTTTGGGAGCTGGAGCCCGCACCTCCTTACTGGGAACACTGGGGGGtactggggagggggggggggaagaggggagaaaggCCCTGAAgggccgtgggggggggggggcgtttaAAAAAGCTGCGAGCACTTCTaggagttttaaaaaatatatatataataaaacaataaaataaaataaaaagcagtccTACGCTCgggggagggaggagcagcTCGGTGCCGGCCGCGGAGCGAGGCTGCGGCCGCTGCGGCCTCCCGCGGCCCCCCCAAGcgtggggcagagccccccccgggggtggggcagagcccccccgggTCCCCTGGTGGGAGGAATCGCCCGGCGCTCGTCACTCCCGGATGCTGGCGGAGTAGGAGAACTGGGGGAAGTGCGTGCGCTGGTCGCTCTCCAGGGAGCCCATGTTGTCGTCTgccgagaaaaaaaaaataaggggggggggacacacacgaCAGGAGGATTGGcacggctggggggggggcgtaGGGGGGGCCCCCCGCCCTCGTCCCGCGCCTCGGGGGATTTTTGGAGGGGTGGCAGGGGCGGGAAAAGGAAGCGGGGAGCGCTCACAGCGGTCCGGCGGCGTGATGGTGATGGACTGGGCGGTGAACTCGTCGTCGAAGTAGCGCGTGTCGATCTCGGACGTCACTTGGGGCTTGAAGGGGGGCACgagctggaggagaaaagggggggggggggtgggggcggtggcggcggcgaACGGGGACCCcggggcgctgcccccccccccccaagcccccggCGTCCCCGAGGCCGCTACCTTCTTCTGGACCACGTCCTGCCAGTTGATGGCGGCGAAGAAGCGATGCTCCATCACCTCCTTGGCGTCGCTGGGGCCTCCCCCGAGCCTGCGGGGGCCGCACAGCCGTGTCCCCGGGGGGGCCGGCAGCACGGTGCCGAGCGCCCCTAAAgcgcgcggccccgctccctcaCCTCTGTTTGGGGTCCTTTTTGAGCAGCCCGGCCAGCAGGGCTTTGGCCTCGGGGCTGAGCGTGCGGGGGAAGCGGATCTCCTCCATCAGGATGAGCTCGAAGAGGCGCTCGTGGTCCTGGTTGTAGAAGGGCAGGCGGCCGCACATCATCTCGTACAtcaccacccccagcccccaccaGTCCACGGCGCGCCCGTAGTCGTTGTCCTCCAAAACCTGcgccgaaaaaaaaaaaaaaaaaaaaaacagagggggggagaggggggggggcgggggagggtTTGGGCAATTCCGGGCGCGGTCGCTGCGATTtagggacgggggggggggggggggaagcagagAGACCTCCGGGGCCAGGTACTCCGGCGTGCCGCAGAAGGTTTTCATGGTGGCTCCGTCGCTGATGCCCTCCTTGCAGAGCCCGAAGTCGGTGATCTTGATGTGGCCGTCTTTGTCCAGCATGAggttttccagctggaaagcGAGGCAGAAAAAGGTTGGGGAAGCGTTTGCGCCAGCCCCCCCCGCCTCCTAAAGGCTCCGCGGGATGGGTTTGAGGGCGCTCGGTCCGCcccacagggatggggacggggtgGCTGCAGCTCATCCCGGCACGTCCGagccctccctcctgcagcaacACGCGCGCGATCGCATCCCCGGCCCCCTTTgggggataaaaaaaatctccgTCCTCCGCGACgaacaaggcagaaaaaagcaGCCCGTGGAAAACGGAGCGGGGTTTTCACCTCTGAGGAGCAGCGGGACGGTGCTGGGAACCCCAAATGCGGTCCCAGGACAATTAAAACCGGGTGCTCGTGTGGGCAGAAGTGTGCTGGTACCTTGATATCCCTGTAGACCACGTCCCTGGAGTGCAGGTACTCCAGGGCAGAGACGATTTCCGCGCCGTAGAAGCGAGCCCGGTCCTCCGTGAAGACGCGCTCCCTCGAGAGgtggaaaaaacagctttggggggagaagaagagggaaaaaaacaaaacaaaacagaaagcgGGGGCCCGTCAGCAAAATACGAAAGCAGCAAATCCCGGGCTAATCGCTCTCGGCAGCTCCGCGCAGGCAGCTGATGCGGTCACGCGTGCCCTAAGCTCCTCGCTTCCCACCACCCAAAATATTCCCAGCTCCTCGCCGCCGGGGAGAGCAAAATGCCCGGCTTTGAACACGAGAGGTGCATGAGCACGGGGCcgttcccctcccccccccgccccggttTTGCCAAAACAAGGGGTTGAGAGGTGGAGAAATAACCCTGGGAGCGACAGCAGGGCGTGAAGCAGCGCTGGAAGGAGCTGAGAGGATTGATTTGGGGGAGAACTGCCCCAAAATCCCAGCGCGGCGCCCGGCGCTCGCCCGCACCTCGCCGCCGTTGGCGTACTCCATGACGAAGCAGAGCCGGTCGTTGGTCTGGAAGGCGTACTTCAGCGCCTGcgagaggggaaaaaagggtaaaaagaaGGGTCCGAGGAGCAAAAGGGCtgcatggaggaggaggaggaggccaaAGGGAGGCGTCGGTGGCTCTGGATTTGCCCCGAGGATGCGGTGTTGGGCCCGGGACCCGGCTCAAGGAGCTTTGGTCTGATAAAATATCCGCGTGTCCTCGGCTGCAGCAGGACCACGGCGAAGCCAGGGCAGGATCCAcgcccctgctgctcccccgAGGGCTTTTGGACGGCGGGCTTGGTAGAAAAGAGGGGCTCCCCCGCAAAATTAACGCGTTCCGGGATGCTTCCTGCGCCCCAGAGGGATCCCGCCCCCAAAACGTTCGCGCCGGGAGCCGAGCCGGGCTGCGGTTAAGAGGTGTGAGGTGGCCGAGGGAGGTACTCACGGTCAGGAAGGGGTGCCTGGTGTTCTGCAGCACCCGGCTCTCCGTTACGGTGTGCGCCACTTCGTCCTGCgtgggggaagagggggaggagaaaggggagcGTTGCTCAGCGCCGGGTCGAGCTCTGCGAGCCCCTCATTTTTGGGAGAAGGGGGATTCCGCGCTGCTGAACCCAAAAACCCGCGCTGGGAGCACCcaagaagctttatttttcgCTCCAGGGGCTGGGAACGCCAGCGCACGTAACCAGAAGGCGACGCCCCCGTGGGAGCGTGCCACCCCGTGCCCCGTTTTCACCCCCGAAGTGTTTTGGGTGCCCCCCGAGGCTGTGAGATCAGCTGGGGGACgaggctgccccagcagctcgCCCCTACCTTGGCGATGATGACCTCCTTCCGCAGGATCTTCATGGCGTAGTAGCGGCCGGTGGCCTTCTCCCGCACCAGGATGACTTTGCCAAAGGTGCCTTTGCCCAGGAGCTTCAGGTAATCGAAATCGTTCATGGTCTGGGGGTTTGGAAAGAGAAAcacgagggggggggggaggctgcggcGAGGGCGAGCAGGATCCGGAAAGCGCTCAGTAATTC
Above is a genomic segment from Cygnus atratus isolate AKBS03 ecotype Queensland, Australia unplaced genomic scaffold, CAtr_DNAZoo_HiC_assembly HiC_scaffold_41, whole genome shotgun sequence containing:
- the AKT2 gene encoding LOW QUALITY PROTEIN: RAC-beta serine/threonine-protein kinase (The sequence of the model RefSeq protein was modified relative to this genomic sequence to represent the inferred CDS: deleted 1 base in 1 codon), producing MSEVAVVKEGWLHKRGEYIKTWRPRYFLLKSDGSFIGYKERPETSDHSLPPLNNFSVAECQLMKTERPRPNTFVIRCLQWTTVIERTFHVDSPEEREEWMRAIQTVANSLKNQEPEVDAMDYKCGSPNDSTGAEEMEVAVSKTRAKATMNDFDYLKLLGKGTFGKVILVREKATGRYYAMKILRKEVIIAKDEVAHTVTESRVLQNTRHPFLTALKYAFQTNDRLCFVMEYANGGEVCFFHLSRERVFTEDRARFYGAEIVSALEYLHSRDVVYRDIKLENLMLDKDGHIKITDFGLCKEGISDGATMKTFCGTPEYLAPEVLEDNDYGRAVDWWGLGVVMYEMMCGRLPFYNQDHERLFELILMEEIRFPRTLSPEAKALLAGLLKKDPKQRLGGGPSDAKEVMEHRFFAAINWQDVVQKKLVPPFKPQVTSEIDTRYFDDEFTAQSITITPPDRYDNMGSLESDQRTHFPQFSYSASIRE